Proteins encoded within one genomic window of Lampris incognitus isolate fLamInc1 chromosome 19, fLamInc1.hap2, whole genome shotgun sequence:
- the amer2 gene encoding APC membrane recruitment protein 2 — protein sequence MEVQSESLEPPAAPPGDPQPTGKINKAAFKLFGKRRSGSGMASFFSFRNKGAMNTGNNSNSDNGNSVNGNSSVISVELVRSKTHDGLTGANNEADGQKGEGLGGQEAGPVRSLSKSLSFFSLLRRGSMRASENGGVGLARRGRGLKGFFSSMRWKRKDKTNEGEGEVAEGNKERHGEVAHPDEVKDITLTLEPPPHQSQEDHKNSEAESDLQAAETSTANIAMTPPHCIAMTELSGEPDSPFPYTPTDSPLRPPQACKAKTSISSFTPSLATPPLDRCSVADPPSEPSVDRLCSLLFNDVTSLKSFDSLTGCGDIIADVEEEGPAGNGGSGTSSSSSGGVGGSIGAGCGRAVTSTTSRGSPAKSSLPSQLTHSTFTTIPTSVPTSLPSRARGPPPPQQHPAGSGVVAYMGGGEEMASPEGVDDADMQGLWHMLPSTGDNSPALPRPHQPTITTPTTTHPPRSAATAPSSHQGAALKSTDKKVPQVKALGLSKIPVVGAGGRAAKPPLSHAHVRNSSSPSEKELLSDEGYWDTPSATPTATPDESGLQRHQKIPLSRDSCSGDHLYDLYDDPKEEREEEEEDEEDDLTSTPSPSTEYKLSPTSQTTPPSSSSSLSFRSMKGSSSLPRESKIPVSVRQATPPHSVSQSALSSVLETDVPPPMTKAPRTRIPVSKVPVRRSGNQHGGTTRGTAHKK from the coding sequence ATGGAGGTGCAGTCGGAGAGCTTGGAGCCTCCTGCAGCCCCACCGGGTGACCCCCAGCCCACAGGGAAGATCAACAAAGCCGCCTTCAAGCTCTTTGGGAAGCGACGCTCTGGCTCTGGAATGGCCAGCTTTTTCTCCTTCAGAAACAAAGGGGCCATGAACACCGGGAACAACAGCAATTCTGACAATGGGAATTCTGTGAATGGGAATAGCTCTGTGATATCGGTGGAGCTTGTTAGGAGCAAAACACACGATGGGCTAACAGGAGCTAACAACGAGGCTGATGGACAGAAAGGGGAGGGTCTGGGAGGACAGGAGGCTGGACCGGTGAGGTCTCTCAGCAAATCATTAAGCTTCTTCTCTCTGCTTCGACGTGGGAGTATGAGGGCGAGTGAGAATGGAGGGGTGGGGCTTGCCAGGAGAGGGAGGGGCCTAAAGGGCTTTTTCAGCAGCATGCGATGGAAACGGAAGGATAAAACaaatgagggggagggggaggtggcTGAGGGGAACAAGGAGAGACATGGTGAAGTTGCACATCCTGATGAGGTAAAGGACATCACTCTCACCCTTGAACCTCCACCACACCAGTCCCAGGAGGATCATAAGAATTCAGAGGCAGAGTCTGATCTCCAGGCAGCAGAGACTTCCACAGCCAACATTGCCATGACACCCCCACACTGCATTGCCATGACGGAGTTGTCCGGTGAGCCAGACTCCCCCTTTCCTTACACACCCACAGACTCACCACTGCGGCCCCCTCAAGCATGTAAGGCCAAAACCTCCATTTCTAGCTTCACCCCCTCTCTTGCCACACCCCCTTTGGATCGTTGTAGTGTAGCAGACCCACCCTCAGAACCCTCAGTAGACCGCCTCTGTTCCCTTCTCTTCAATGATGTCACGTCCCTCAAGAGCTTTGATTCACTGACAGGGTGCGGTGACATTATTGCTGACGTGGAGGAGGAGGGGCCAGCAGGCAATGGAGGCAGTGGcaccagtagcagcagcagtgggGGAGTAGGAGGCAGTATAGGAGCAGGTTGTGGGAGAGCTGTCACCAGTACCACATCTCGAGGGTCCCCAGCCAAATCCTCCTTGCCTTCCCAGTTGACACATTCTACATTTACCACCATCCCCACTTCAGTGCCCACATCCCTGCCTTCTAGAGCTCGCGGGCCACCTCCACCACAACAGCATCCAGCTGGTAGTGGGGTTGTAGCATATATGGGTGGTGGGGAGGAAATGGCGAGCCCAGAAGGGGTTGATGATGCAGACATGCAGGGACTCTGGCATATGTTACCCTCAACAGGGGACAACTCTCCTGCTTTACCTCGACCTCACCAACCAACCATCACCACCCCCACTACCACCCATCCCCCTCGTTCAGCTGCCACTGCCCCCAGCAGCCACCAGGGTGCAGCACTCAAGAGCACAGACAAGAAGGTCCCTCAGGTTAAAGCACTGGGGCTCAGTAAGATTCCAGTGGTTGGAGCCGGGGGCCGGGCAGCAAAACCTCCCCTCTCTCACGCACATGTCCGTAACTCCTCATCACCCAGTGAAAAGGAACTCCTGAGCGATGAGGGCTACTGGGACACGCCCTCAGCCACACCCACCGCCACTCCAGATGAGAGTGGGTTGCAGCGACACCAGAAAATCCCCCTGTCCCGTGACAGTTGCTCTGGCGACCACCTCTATGACCTCTACGATGACCcaaaagaggaaagagaggaggaagaggaagatgaagaggatgatCTAACCAgtactccttctccttccactgaGTACAAATTGAGCCCCACCTCCCAGACTacgcctccttcctcctcctcttctttgtCCTTCCGCTCCATGAAAGGAAGCAGCAGCCTGCCTCGTGAATCCAAAATCCCAGTAAGTGTCAGACAGGCCACACCTCCACACTCTGTAAGCCAATCAGCTCTCTCGTCTGTCCTTGAAACGGATGTCCCACCGCCAATGACCAAAGCACCTCGTACCAGAATCCCTGTATCCAAGGTGCCCGTTCGTCGTTCTGGAAACCAACATGGCGGCACTACCAGAGGAACTGCCCATAAGAAGTAA